A genomic region of Manihot esculenta cultivar AM560-2 chromosome 15, M.esculenta_v8, whole genome shotgun sequence contains the following coding sequences:
- the LOC110600989 gene encoding ABC transporter B family member 19, which yields MAAETVDTNTSSCKASLPEAEKKKEQTLPFFQLFSFADKYDWLLMISGSIGAIIHGSSMPVFFLLFGEMVNGFGKNQSDLPKMTHEVSKYALYFVYLGIVVCLSSYAEIACWMYTGERQVGTLRKKYLEAVLKQDVGFFDTDARTGDIVFSVSTDTLLVQDAISEKVGNFIHYLSTFLAGLVVGFVSAWRLALLSVAVIPGIAFAGGLYAYTLTGLTSKSRESYAQAGIIAEQAIAQVRTVYSYVGESKALNSYSEAIQNTLKLGYKAGMAKGLGLGCTYGIACMSWALVFWYAGVFIRNGQTDGGKAFTAIFSAIVGGMSLGQSFSNLGAFSKGKAAGYKLMEIIKQKPTIIQDPSDGKCLSEFNGNIEFKDVTFSYPSRPDVIIFRDFSIFFPAGKTVAVVGGSGSGKSTVVSLIERFYDPNQGQVLLDNVDIKTLQLRWLRDQIGLVNQEPALFATTILENILYGKPDATMDEVEAAAASANAHSFITLLPNGYNTQVGERGVQLSGGQKQRIAIARAMLKNPKILLLDEATSALDAGSESVVQEALDRLMVGRTTVVVAHRLSTIRNVDTIAVIQQGQVVETGTHEELIAKGGAYASLIRFQEMVRNRDFANPSTRRSRSSRLSHSLSTKSLSLRSGSLRNLSYSYSTGADGRIEMISNAETDRKNPAPHGYFCRLLKLNAPEWPYSIMGAIGSVLSGFIGPTFALVMSNMIEVFYYGNPASMERKTKEYVFIYIGAGLYAVVAYLIQHYFFSIMGENLTTRVRRMMLAAILRNEVGWFDEEEHNSSLVAARLATDAADVKSAIAERISVILQNMTSLLTSFIVAFIVEWRVSLLILATFPLLVLANFAQQLSLKGFAGDTAKAHARTSMIAGEGVSNIRTVAAFNAQGKILSLFCHELRVPQLHSLRRSQTSGLLFGLSQLALYASEALILWYGAHLVSKGASTFSKVIKVFVVLVITANSVAETVSLAPEIIRGGESVGSVFSILDRSTRIDPDDPEADPVESMRGEIELRHVDFAYPSRPDVPVFKDLSLRIRAGQSQALVGASGCGKSSVIALIERFYDPTAGKVMIDGKDIRRLNLKSLRLKIGLVQQEPALFAASIFDNIAYGKDGATEAEVIEAARAANVHGFVSALPDGYKTPVGERGVQLSGGQKQRIAIARAVLKDPTILLLDEATSALDAESECVLQEALERLMRGRTTVLVAHRLSTIRGVDSIGVVQDGRIVEQGSHSELVSRANGAYSRLLQLQHHQI from the exons ATGGCTGCAGAGACTGTAGATACTAATACTAGTAGTTGTAAAGCATCACTGCCAGAGgcagagaagaagaaagaacagACCTTGCCATTTTTCCAGCTTTTCTCTTTTGCTGATAAGTATGATTGGTTGCTTATGATCTCTGGTAGCATAGGAGCCATTATTCATGGCTCTTCAATGCCAGTTtttttcttgttgtttggtgaaaTGGTTAATGGGTTTGGGAAGAATCAATCTGATTTGCCAAAAATGACCCATGAAGTCTCTAAG TATGCGCTATATTTTGTCTATCTTGGCATTGTTGTGTGCCTATCATCATACGCAG AGATTGCTTGCTGGATGTACACTGGAGAAAGGCAAGTAGGCACACTAAGGAAGAAGTATCTAGAGGCTGTGTTGAAACAAGATGTTGGGTTCTTTGATACAGATGCAAGAACTGGAGATATTGTCTTCAGTGTTTCAACAGACACTCTTCTTGTCCAAGATGCCATCAGTGAGAAG GTGGGAAACTTTATACACTATTTGTCAACATTTCTAGCTGGGCTAGTGGTTGGTTTTGTATCAGCATGGAGGCTAGCACTGCTAAGTGTGGCAGTGATACCAGGTATAGCTTTCGCTGGCGGCTTATATGCATATACTCTCACTGGTCTCACATCCAAGAGCCGCGAATCCTATGCACAAGCTGGCATAATTGCCGAGCAG GCAATTGCCCAAGTTCGGACAGTTTACTCTTATGTAGGAGAGAGCAAAGCCTTAAATTCATATTCAGAGGCAATACAGAACACTTTAAAGCTTGGATATAAAGCCGGGATGGCTAAAGGTTTGGGGCTGGGATGTACCTATGGAATAGCTTGCATGTCATGGGCCCTCGTGTTTTGGTATGCTGGTGTTTTTATCCGGAACGGACAGACTGATGGAGGGAAGGCATTCACAGCAATTTTCTCTGCCATTGTTGGTGGCAT GAGTTTGGGCCAGTCATTTTCAaaccttggggcatttagcaaaGGTAAAGCAGCTGGATACAAGTTGATGGAAATTATTAAGCAAAAGCCTACTATAATTCAAGACCCCTCTGATGGGAAGTGTTTGTCTGAGTTTAATGGAAACATAGAATTCAAGGATGTAACTTTCAGCTACCCATCAAGGCCAGATGTTATCATATTTCGTGATTTCTCAATCTTCTTTCCTGCTGGAAAGACTGTTGCCGTTGTTGGTGGTAGCGGGTCTGGGAAAAGTACTGTTGTCTCTCTGATAGAGAGGTTTTATGATCCTAATCAGG GACAAGTTCTGCTTGATAATGTGGACATAAAGACCTTGCAACTGAGGTGGTTACGTGATCAGATTGGGTTGGTGAACCAAGAACCTGCTCTCTTTGCCACCACAATACTTGAGAATATATTGTATGGAAAGCCCGACGCCACAATGGATGAAGTGGAAGCTGCTGCTGCTTCTGCAAATGCACATAGCTTTATTACTCTTCTTCCTAATGGATACAACACTCAG GTGGGAGAGCGAGGAGTCCAACTTTCTGGTGGTCAAAAACAAAGAATTGCAATTGCTAGAGCTATGTTGAAGAACCCAAAGATCCTTCTTCTAGATGAAGCTACTAGTGCCCTTGATGCAGGCTCTGAAAGTGTTGTTCAAGAAGCATTGGACCGTCTCATGGTTGGAAGAACAACAGTTGTTGTTGCACATCGACTCTCCACCATTAGAAATGTTGATACAATTGCAGTTATTCAACAAGGGCAAGTTGTTGAAACAGGAACCCACGAAGAACTGATTGCCAAAGGAGGAGCATATGCTTCATTAATTCGATTCCAAGAAATGGTAAGAAATAGAGACTTTGCAAACCCATCAACTCGACGATCACGCTCATCACGGTTAAGTCATTCACTTTCAACAAAATCTTTAAGCCTCCGGTCTGGCAGTTTAAGGAACTTGAGCTATTCATACAGTACTGGTGCTGATGGCCGCATTGAGATGATCTCAAATGCTGAAACTGACCGTAAAAATCCAGCTCCACATGGCTATTTCTGCAGACTACTTAAACTAAATGCTCCTGAATGGCCATATTCTATTATGGGTGCTATAGGATCTGTGCTTTCTGGGTTTATTGGTCCAACATTTGCCTTGGTAATGAGCAACATGATTGAGGTTTTCTATTATGGAAATCCCGCctcaatggaaagaaaaacaaagGAGTACGTTTTCATTTACATTGGCGCTGGACTTTATGCTGTTGTTGCATATTTGATTCAGCATTACTTCTTCAGTATTATGGGAGAGAACCTCACTACAAGAGTGAGAAGAATGATGCTTGCAG CAATTCTGAGGAATGAAGTTGGATGGTTCGATGAAGAGGAGCACAACTCGAGTCTCGTTGCAGCACGATTAGCTACAGATGCTGCCGATGTAAAATCTGCAATAGCCGAGAGAATATCTGTGATACTACAAAACATGACATCTCTACTCACTTCATTCATAGTTGCTTTCATAGTGGAATGGAGGGTCTCTCTTCTCATTTTAGCCACTTTCCCTCTACTTGTCCTTGCCAACTTTGCCCAG CAACTCTCTCTCAAAGGGTTTGCTGGAGACACAGCCAAGGCGCATGCAAGGACGAGCATGATTGCTGGTGAGGGAGTTAGCAATATTAGAACTGTTGCAGCTTTTAATGCCCAAGGTAAAATCCTCTCTCTGTTCTGCCACGAGCTTCGTGTTCCACAGCTTCACAGCCTACGCAGGAGTCAAACTTCTGGCCTCCTCTTTGGCCTCTCTCAGCTTGCTCTCTATGCCTCTGAAGCTCTCATCCTCTGGTATGGTGCTCACCTTGTCAGCAAAGGGGCCTCCACATTCTCAAAGGTTATCAAGGTTTTTGTAGTTCTGGTGATCACAGCTAATTCAGTGGCAGAAACTGTTAGTCTTGCTCCAGAGATTATAAGGGGCGGTGAATCAGTTGGTTCTGTATTTTCAATTTTGGACCGTTCCACTAGGATTGATCCAGATGATCCTGAAGCTGACCCTGTTGAATCAATGCGTGGGGAGATTGAACTTAGACATGTCGATTTTGCATACCCCTCACGACCTGATGTTCCAGTGTTTAAAGACCTTAGCCTCAGAATACGAGCTGGCCAAAGCCAGGCCCTCGTGGGAGCTAGCGGGTGTGGAAAGAGTTCTGTCATTGCATTGATCGAGCGATTTTATGATCCAACTGCTGGAAAGGTTATGATTGATGGGAAGGATATTCGACGATTGAATTTGAAGTCCCTAAGGCTTAAAATTGGATTAGTGCAACAAGAGCCAGCTCTCTTTGCAGCAAGCATTTTTGACAACATTGCCTATGGAAAAGATGGTGCAACCGAAGCAGAAGTCATCGAAGCAGCACGAGCAGCCAATGTGCATGGATTCGTTAGCGCATTGCCAGATGGCTACAAAACACCAGTTGGTGAAAGAGGAGTTCAGCTCTCTGGAGGACAAAAACAGAGAattgcaattgcaagagctgttCTTAAGGATCCAACAATACTTTTACTAGATGAGGCAACAAGTGCCCTTGATGCCGAATCTGAATGTGTGCTACAAGAAGCACTCGAGAGGTTAATGCGAGGTCGCACAACAGTTCTCGTAGCTCACCGATTATCGACCATTAGAGGTGTGGACAGTATTGGGGTTGTGCAAGACGGCCGGATTGTCGAACAAGGCAGCCACTCTGAATTAGTGAGCCGAGCCAACGGGGCATATTCTAGACTTTTGCAGCTACAGCACCATCAAATATGA